Within the Arthrobacter sp. UKPF54-2 genome, the region GACGACGCCGATGATGATCCAGATGGTGCCCGGCAGGTAGCCCATCTGGGCGGCAATGACCGGTCCGACCAGCGGGCCGGCGCCGGCGATGGCGGCGAAGTGGTGGCCGAAGAGGACGTTGCGGTCGGTCCGGACGTAGTCCTTGCCGTCGGCCTTGTATTCGGCGGGGGTGGCGCGGCGGTCATTCGGCTTGGCGATGTACCGCTCAATCACCTTGGAGTAGAAGCGATAGCCGATCAGGTATGTACAGACCGAGGCGAACACAAACCAGATCGCGTTGACCGTCTCGCCGCGGACGATCGCGAGCATGAACCAGGCGACGCCGCCCAGCAGCGCGATTCCCACCCAGAGGGCGATTTTCGCGGGTGTCCATTTGCGCTCTTCCGCCTCACGGGCGGCATCATCGACGGACGTGGCCGGAAGCCCCGGTACCGGTGTGATTCCGTCGTCGATTTTTGCGGTGTTTGGCCTGCCATCTGGCATTGTGCCCATGTCTCCTCCTTGAGAAACCCCATCCAGCAGATCAGCAATCAGATCTGCCCCATGGCACCTTACCAATGGGGCGTTCGGATGGACATGGCCAAGCGGGCCGCCGCGCCTTGCCCCTCGCCGAGCGGTGCCCTGCGCGCGGTGGGCGGCGTCACAACGGGGCAGGTCTCAGGCGGGGCCGGCGAGCTGCATCAGGCGGGCTTCACACAGGTCCAGCCAGCGGACCTCGGCCTCGGTCTGGAAGATGAGCGAATCGAGGACCAGGAGCCGCGCCGTGTCGGCCGGGCGCGGGTGGACGGCGGCTTCGCGCCGGGACTTGGTGTATTCCTGCAGCGCGCGCATGGAGACGGCGCGCTGCGCCTGGATGAGGCCGCCGACGTCGACGGCGGGGAGCGTCAGTGCTAGCGCCAGCTTGATGGCGAGTTCGTTGCGGGGCGGGTTGGCGCGGCCCACCGGCGATTGGAACCAGGCCTGGGCCTCGGCCCGGCCGGCGTCGGTGATGCTGTAGATGATGTGGCCGTCGCCGTCGCCGCCGTCTTTTTGTACCAGGCCGTCGCGTTCCAGGCGGTCGAGGGTGGTGTAGACCTGCCCGATGTTCAGCGGCC harbors:
- a CDS encoding PadR family transcriptional regulator: MSIRHSLLALLQDRPRYGYQLRTEFEDRTGSSWPLNIGQVYTTLDRLERDGLVQKDGGDGDGHIIYSITDAGRAEAQAWFQSPVGRANPPRNELAIKLALALTLPAVDVGGLIQAQRAVSMRALQEYTKSRREAAVHPRPADTARLLVLDSLIFQTEAEVRWLDLCEARLMQLAGPA